The DNA sequence AACGTATTACGCACGACCCCTCAGCTTAAACTCCAACTCCAATGCCCCAGGCGAAGCAGTGAATTGATCCCTCAACTCACCAACCAGCCTCTCTCCCCTTTCTTTCCCCCAGTACCCAACATCAaacctcgtcaccaacaaTGCAATGACAAACCTCATTTCTGCCATTGCAAGTGCTTTCCCAACGCAATTGAACCTCCCCTGACTAAAAGGCTGGAACCCCCTACCATCCCTCACCATCTCAGGCCTTGTGGTCCACCTCTCTGGAACCCACTCGTGAGCTCTTTCATAGGCCTCCTCCGACCTTCCCATTGACCACCTCGGTGACACAATAGTGACCCCACCTGGCACCCAGCTTCCCGCAATCTCCAACCCTCCTTCTGGAGTCTGCCGATAACCCCCAGTCGGCACCGCCGGCCAAAGCCTCATAGTCTCCTTAATAACCCCcgtcaacaacccaacctttGCCAGCTCCCCCTTGTCATAAATATCCACCCCGTCCAACTttcccctcaacctctcctgcAGCTCCCTATTCCTAACCAACTCATaaaaagcaaacaccaaCGTTGGAGCAATAGTATCACTCCCTGCAATAACAACCGTAACCGCATCCCCATTCAACCACTCCCTATCCTTTTTCAACGTCCCCCTGCTCAAACTCTCCTCAATCAACCAATGACTCACATCCCTCCTTGCCCACACCTTCCCATGCCTTGCgatcctctcccccatccgCTCCTTACACcactccatcatccccaaccaaTCCCTCACAATCCACATCCAAGGCGTGACATAAAACGCTACCTGCGCAAGCCAAGGAACAGCACTAAAGGGTCCCAACAATCCCATCGCccgtctcaacaacctcaccgcccAGTGCCATTTCTGCGATTGCAACATTTCAAACCCCTGACCAAAGGCAAACTCGCCCATTACATCAAACGTGAAGAAATAGAACCAGTCAGAGGCATTGATCGGCTTTCCCTGTCTGGATAGACCCTCTATCCTCTCTGCCAGGACTTCAGCATGGTGATACACTCGCGTCTCATAATCCCTCATAGCAGCAGAAGTAAAACCCTTGTCCCACACCTTTCTCCTCTGGTCATGCTCATGAACATCCCGCGTGGTGTTGAGTGCTATTTCAGGCAGCAAAAAGTCATACCACACTGCCTTGGTGCACGTACTCTTTGGGCCGTCGATAGTGTTTGGGACAGAGGGGTCAATGATGGTTAGCTCTTCCGGGCCGGTGCGGATCACGCTGCCGTGTTGGGCCCGGAGGCCTTCAATGACGAGATGGTTTTTCCCGTAGCGGCACTGCCAGACGTGCCAGAATTTTGTGATGGCCGCGAGTTTGGGACCGGGGAAGgagcggaggcggtggaagtACAGCCGGTAGATGGAGATGCTGCTGAAGAGGCCTAGGATGTaggaggtggtgagaaggAAGGTGGCCTGGAAGGGATTCGGTTGGTCATGGTAAAAGGAAATGAGGTAAATGAAGGTGGTGAGAGAGGAGTAGAGCCAGAATAGCGCTGGGGCTTGCATGTGCCATTCCCCTCGTATGAAGAGAGCCAGGTGGGAGGTAACCCCAAGCAGGGCGGCTGCTGGGTATAGCACAGCGGAGGGAAGGTCTAGCAGAAGACCCATGGTGGCTAACCTTCGCAGGACGGGTGCTATGGTGGAAGACAGGGCCGATATGGCCTAGGagtggggagagggaagagatgatgaggatagATAAAGCGGATGCTCGGAACGGGGTGAGATATTAGGGGGGCCGCATTCAGCCCTATGCCTCCCCTGAACATGGCGGGCTGTCTGATACTGGCGCAGAACGTTGAATGTGAAGACAGCCGACTGGACCACCGCTCCGTTCTCCGAGCTCGCCTATTTCAGCACATGTTTGTGACCGAAGGGCAGAAACGCTCTTGGCCGTGGCACAGTGGTGATGTTATTCCGGGACGTAACTACCCGGACGGAGTTACGGATGTGAAGGAAGATGAGACGCCGTCTGAGAGAATGTGCCGACGGGGCTGAGGTAGTGGCATAGTTGCCGCGTGGCGATGAGCGAGGAAACAGACATGATCAAATACCCGTCGCTGTCTCTACCAGAGAGACTGGAACTGATTCGGCCCAACCAAGTCGAGTgaacagaaacaaaaagagatCATGGACTCCGAGCTATTGAACAGCCAGGTAAGAGTGGTTACCATCTTGAAAGGTCTTGCTGCGGGCCAGATACTTACCATGGACCAGATGGCCGAGGCCATACATCGAATGCAGAAGCTGGTCGGTTGTGGCGTTTTCCATATCCAATCGATCTGGCTCTTCACCCGCAGTGACCTGAAGACGATCGTGATCCCCCAGTCAGCTTTCGGGATCATTAATGCCATTGCCAGCTCCAACGACTGGCCAGAGGTGCTGAGCCGCGTACCAATGGTCTTCTTTTGGGTGTGGATCAACCTGTTGCCTTTCGCGATCGACAATCAACGTCAGGCGGAAGCCATACTCGAAGACCGACACAACAAGCCATGGCGAACAATGCCTTCACAGAGAATGACAGAGGCCCAGGCCAGAATACTCATGCTTCTGTTGTATCCGGTATCTCTCTTCACGAGCCTGCGGCTGGGAGGAACACGCCAGTGTctggcgttgatggtgcTTGGATATGGATACAACGACCTGAATCTGGCTGACAGGAGCTGGATCAGCCGGAACGTTATCAACGCCTTGGGTTTCTGCTCCTTTGCCTCGGGGGCCTTGGAAGTTGCCATGGACTCGCCCTTATCATTTTCAGGGGGAAACAACCAGACTGTTGTCAAATGGCTTGCTATGATTGGCGGCATTGTCTTCTCAACGGTACAGACTCAGGACATGGCGGATCAGGTCGGGGATAGCTCGAGGGGCAGAAAGTCGATGCCGTTGGCTCTCGGAGACGGACCGGCTCGATGGATGATTGCGATTCCCATGGTTGGATGGTCGATAGTCTGCCCCTGGTTTTGGGGTGCGGGTGCTGTGGTACATGTGGTCGCTGCATTCTTGGGCCTCTTGATTGCATGCAAGACGCTGACATGGCGTAGCATTGAGGCGGATAAGCGGACTTTCCAATTGTGGAATCTGTGGATGGCAGGTCTCTACACTCTGCCTTTGCTCTCTGCAGGTGGGCGGtgaatgatggtggtgggggttgggctgTTGCCTGCCATAGAAAcaagagggggaaggtgggggGTATGCATGTTTGCTCCTTCTCTGATACAATCAACTCGCACTTTTTTCATAGTTGAGCAATAATTACGTTTCTTTCAAAATCCACAGAACATGTTACTAGGCACTATACACGGTCCTGGCCTCTGCGAGTTCTTTTCGATACCATATATGATCTCAACATCGCTTCACTGATAGATATCTGATATGATCACTATACCCGGTTTTTTAGCAGCCATGTCATCATAACTCCGGTCTTTTCACCGCTATCTAATCTGCGCTGATGTGACACAGATTCTCGTTAGGCGAAGCCCGTTCGGGAGGATCGGTACAAAAGGACGCCCGGGTCCGGTCCAACAGCCGGTACTTTATTGCGACATCGGCTCCGGTCCCACGCCCCCGTCGCTGTCATATTTGACGGCCGCGCCACCCCCGCTGCCCGCCAGCCTGATGAACAGTGGGATGTGAGCTTGGCTTTGTCAGTGCTGACTGCTGACCTGCACCCGTTCCGACACAGCTCCAGCAAGCTGCCGGATATTtccctcctcgacaccaGTCTCATTCTCGCTTCGTCCTCCGCGCCGTCCTTGTAATCCGCCCTCCTGCAATCCGCATCCTCTGAGCACATTCCATCAACATGGCCAAGCCCGTTTTCGTCCTCCTTCACGGTGCGTGGCACGGTCCGAGCTGCTGGCACCGTGTCATCGCCGAGCTTGAACAGGCCGGCTACAAGGCTGTTGCTCCCGCATTACCTTCTTCGGGTTCCACACCACCTACACCCGACTGGTCCAAGGATGTAGAGATAATCCATCAGACTGTTTCGGACCTCGTAAAGCGGcaggatgttgttgtggtcaCACACAGCTTCAGCGGAATGACTGGCGGCACAGCGTTGGAGGGTCTGGACAAGGATACTTGCATGTCCAGAGGGCTGAAGGGGGGTGTGATCAGACTCATCTACATTACAGCCTTTCTTGTTCCGGAAGGGTTCCAACACTCGCCTGAAGGAACGCGAGACAACATGATCCCCGAGATGATTACCAGTCTGGACTCGGGCATCGTTACGGTCAAGCCAGAGGATGTGAAAGGCATGTTCTATCAGGATTTAGACGACGACACAGTTGCCGAGCTGGCAAAGGAACTTCGCCCGCAAAGCTTTGGTGCCTTCTGGAGTACCACTACTCACGCCGCTTGGCGCCATGTCCCGACGACCTACATCCTTACCACTGGCGACAGGCCGACCACCGTTGTTGCGGCACAGTACCTCGTTGACTCGGCAAAAGCAAGTGGCCCACATAAGATTGACAATGTCATCAAAGTCGACACCGGCCATTCGCCCTTCATCAGCCGACCTGAGTGGACTGCAAAAACATTGATTGAAGAGGCTAATAGGTCACTTCAGCTGGAGTAAATCATTGGCTACATAGTTGGAATCAAAATCCCCTGAACATCTCTACTATGGCACAGACTTCAATTATCTGGCCTTTGTCCAATAACAGTGAGCCGCCCGACATTGTACGCCAACTTCTGCCTGTCCCGAAATACTCGGGTGATCAGTTCTCTGCAGCAGCTGCCTAGGTCTCCCGCAATGTGATCCAAAGCCTTGTAGCTCACTTCCTCCGAAGCCATCAATGCTGTGTCCAGCTGAAACGGCAAGAGCTCCAAAGGAAACGGACGGTTATCGGTGGTAATGTTCACCAAGCCATTCTGCTCGAAGAATTCAGGGAGTCTGACTGGCCAACTGAAAAAGTGTAAGTAGTTCTCCAGAGTCTGACTTGAGAATAGAATGATTTACTCATCAGTCGTCCAGTTTGGCTTCGTCCCACCCAATGTACCTATCATCTCGAGCAATGGGGTTAGGTTGTCGGTGATGTTCTTTCCCTCCTTGGTTCGAACTATCTTCCACCTGCTGTAATCAATCTCCCCCCAGGAGATCCACCCGCCGGGCTCTACGACAAGCACTAAGTATCAGCACATGGCGATACGGCAAGAGCTCAACCGCCTGACCGAAAGAGTGGGACCCATACTCAACAGCTTGACAAGGTTTTTGATGATCGGAGCGGGATCGTTGCTGTGGACAGCTAGATGAAACAGTTGGATGTGGACAATGTCATACCTCCCAACGAGGCGGTCTGGCAGCGGTGCCAAGCAGTCGAGGTTGTGAACCGACACGTTGGGTGGTAACCATTCCTTGGGTGGACACTGCGTCAAGTCGATATCGAAGCCGTCGATCCTTGCCGAAGCCGGGAGATATCGCGCCAGGTCCACGAGCCAGATCCTGCAGAGAAAAGGATATGGTGTGAACGACATGCATTTGGCCTGCATGGCTGACAGGAAGGGCACAtagggtgagggggaaaCTTTAGATGAAACCGTACCCAGTGCCCACTCCTATCTCCGCGACCTGCATCCCTTCGCGGTCCGCTGGAATGCTAGGATGGAGACTAAATCCGCCGTCTTTCCAAAGGAAATATTGCAGGTTGAGCCTACAACGCAGAAACGTCAGACTCTGATTAACCCACCCTGAAGGCCAGGGCCAGCCAAGGCTTCTTTGACATTTGTACTGACCGGGCATTGGCCGAAaagctcctccccaaaatgTACGCTTCGTCATGCGCCGTTGTGTTCGACATCTTACGCGTATCAATCCTGAGGTAGACGAGGCGACCTGAATAATCGAGTTTGGCAGCCACTGACGACAGATTTTGACAGGATTCCGGCGTATCCGTCCACACAGCTTTATACAAtattcatcaccatcaagccGCACAATTGCTCGCCGTCAACAATCCAACTGGCAAGGCAACCTGTATCACGGAAACTTCCATCACAAAACAGTATATGCAGAATATCGGCAAAAGGACCGCAAGCATGGCTGCGGCGTATGCTCCCACTGGGTGCCTTACCAACGACCCCAAGACCACTCATATTGCACAACTGGTTGCGTTTGGCCAAACTGTTTACCGAGAGGAGCGTCAAGTGGCCGAAAGTGGATCCGACTGAGGGCATAAGCTTGCATATGCAGCATAGGATCTATGTAGGTTGTCGTACCGCTCCCGAAGATCCCGTAGCTATGATAGCCCCGGTGGTAGTGCATGCAAAGGTACAGTGGGTATGACCCTGCATTGGTCAGAGATTCCGCAGATCCCCCAACAACGACGGGCTAGAGCCATCTTTTTACACCATTAGTAGGATCGACCTTTGAGAACCAAAGACCAGAAATCGGGCAAACAAACATACAGCATGGATCCGAAGGATTTGTACCGCACTACACTTCCAACATTACCTTTAACAGACTTCCATATGGGGGGTCACAAGATTCACTGTCTGACCAACAAAGCTATCACCGTCCTTGTCCGACCACCTCCGTCATACAGAGCCACATTCGTTCCAAAATCGCATTCGAAAGTCCTACGCAGGACGAAGACGGCTGGATAGGCCCGTCCCAGCACGTTGTGCGGGTAGCATTGCTCGTTCCTCTCCCGGCCCTTCCGTGGTTCAGCGTGGATGCGGCACAGCTTCACGATAAGGTATGGTGCAACGATCTCGGTCAGCCAGCGGCGCAAAAGTGCACGAAGCCTGACCGCAAGCAGCCTCAAATTCAACAATGAGCTGAGGCTCCCTGACGCTTATCGGAGAGGCGCTATCTCAGATAACCGTCGGTTTCCCCCAACATTTCGGCCGTGAACCGGCTGTCACGGAAATTTCATTTTGATATCCTCATGGCAACCTGACTGGCGCGCATTGCATCGCCTTCATGCACTTGGGAGGTAGTTGTCCGGACAGAATCAGCAACATCGGTTCAACCCTTGATATTGCCATCTAGACGGTCACCGCTGTTGCCGCAGATAGAGCCTCATCCCTACGATGGCCCCCTACAATGTCCGCATGGTGTTTCCGACTGCGGTATTAGCGGTGAACAGCACTGGCTTACTCCTGTCCTTTACGGCGGTGGCATTGAGATTCTACTCGCA is a window from the Podospora pseudocomata strain CBS 415.72m chromosome 6, whole genome shotgun sequence genome containing:
- a CDS encoding hypothetical protein (COG:S; EggNog:ENOG503P4Q5; MEROPS:MER0214939), yielding MAKPVFVLLHGAWHGPSCWHRVIAELEQAGYKAVAPALPSSGSTPPTPDWSKDVEIIHQTVSDLVKRQDVVVVTHSFSGMTGGTALEGLDKDTCMSRGLKGGVIRLIYITAFLVPEGFQHSPEGTRDNMIPEMITSLDSGIVTVKPEDVKGMFYQDLDDDTVAELAKELRPQSFGAFWSTTTHAAWRHVPTTYILTTGDRPTTVVAAQYLVDSAKASGPHKIDNVIKVDTGHSPFISRPEWTAKTLIEEANRSLQLE
- a CDS encoding hypothetical protein (COG:Q; EggNog:ENOG503NWCS), producing MGLLLDLPSAVLYPAAALLGVTSHLALFIRGEWHMQAPALFWLYSSLTTFIYLISFYHDQPNPFQATFLLTTSYILGLFSSISIYRLYFHRLRSFPGPKLAAITKFWHVWQCRYGKNHLVIEGLRAQHGSVIRTGPEELTIIDPSVPNTIDGPKSTCTKAVWYDFLLPEIALNTTRDVHEHDQRRKVWDKGFTSAAMRDYETRVYHHAEVLAERIEGLSRQGKPINASDWFYFFTFDVMGEFAFGQGFEMLQSQKWHWAVRLLRRAMGLLGPFSAVPWLAQVAFYVTPWMWIVRDWLGMMEWCKERMGERIARHGKVWARRDVSHWLIEESLSRGTLKKDREWLNGDAVTVVIAGSDTIAPTLVFAFYELVRNRELQERLRGKLDGVDIYDKGELAKVGLLTGVIKETMRLWPAVPTGGYRQTPEGGLEIAGSWVPGGVTIVSPRWSMGRSEEAYERAHEWVPERWTTRPEMVRDGRGFQPFSQGRFNCVGKALAMAEMRFVIALLVTRFDVGYWGKERGERLVGELRDQFTASPGALELEFKLRGRA
- a CDS encoding hypothetical protein (EggNog:ENOG503P75D; COG:S) → MQAKCMSFTPYPFLCRIWLVDLARYLPASARIDGFDIDLTQCPPKEWLPPNVSVHNLDCLAPLPDRLVGRYDIVHIQLFHLAVHSNDPAPIIKNLVKLLKPGGWISWGEIDYSRWKIVRTKEGKNITDNLTPLLEMIGTLGGTKPNWTTDDWPVRLPEFFEQNGLVNITTDNRPFPLELLPFQLDTALMASEEVSYKALDHIAGDLGSCCRELITRVFRDRQKLAYNVGRLTVIGQRPDN
- a CDS encoding hypothetical protein (EggNog:ENOG503P1WY; COG:S); translation: MDSELLNSQVRVVTILKGLAAGQILTMDQMAEAIHRMQKLVGCGVFHIQSIWLFTRSDLKTIVIPQSAFGIINAIASSNDWPEVLSRVPMVFFWVWINLLPFAIDNQRQAEAILEDRHNKPWRTMPSQRMTEAQARILMLLLYPVSLFTSLRLGGTRQCLALMVLGYGYNDLNLADRSWISRNVINALGFCSFASGALEVAMDSPLSFSGGNNQTVVKWLAMIGGIVFSTVQTQDMADQVGDSSRGRKSMPLALGDGPARWMIAIPMVGWSIVCPWFWGAGAVVHVVAAFLGLLIACKTLTWRSIEADKRTFQLWNLWMAGLYTLPLLSAGGR